One window of Phycodurus eques isolate BA_2022a chromosome 17, UOR_Pequ_1.1, whole genome shotgun sequence genomic DNA carries:
- the LOC133416253 gene encoding dynein light chain 2, cytoplasmic-like — protein sequence MSDKKAVIKNADMSEEMQQDAVDCAMQAMEKYNIEKDIAAYVKKEFDKKYNPTWHCIVGRNFGSYVTHETKHFIYFYLGQVAILLFKSG from the exons ATGTCTGACAAGAAGGCTGTAATCAAGAACGCGGACATGTCCGAAGAAATGCAGCAGGACGCCGTGGACTGTGCCATGCAGGCCATGGAAAAGTACAACATTGAGAAGGACATTGCCGCCTATGTCAAAAAG GAATTTGACAAGAAGTACAACCCCACGTGGCACTGCATCGTGGGCCGGAACTTCGGCAGCTACGTGACGCACGAGACCAAGCACTTCATCTATTTCTACCTCGGCCAAGTGGCCATCCTGCTCTTCAAGTCGGGCTGA